The Jaculus jaculus isolate mJacJac1 chromosome 3, mJacJac1.mat.Y.cur, whole genome shotgun sequence genome includes the window TACTGGGATAGTGAATTAATTTTTCAACCTGGAAATCAAGTAGTATGCACTGATTTAGGTAGAAAAGCTTGGTATTTTGAATGTCTACTTACATtggcttcttttaaaatatttattaatgtgaATGGAATATAACAATTCCTTTTCATTTCCCAAGTTTATTCTGTGTGTTGatattatttctaaattttgAATGACTGCGTTTGATCTCTAAATAAATGAGTTCAGAGGAAAAAATCAAATACCCACCATGCCCTACTTCCTGTCTCTCGACACATGGACGTGGAGCGGCCTACTGAAGACATACCTGCATCTACGGGGCTGGCGCCATCTTTCCTCTCATAATGTTTTGCACAGGAAAGGCGATCAAGGAAGAATGGGCAGCTGAGAAAACTAATGGAAAGATGCACACTCAGGCTCTGGGAAATAACACATCACACGGATGACAAAATAAATGGGTCATTTTCAAAAACTAGCCAGAGGAAAAGGGATTCTATGGTTTGAGGGTCATTGTAAGATCACTGGTTAGGTTAGGTAGAGAACTGAGCTCCTAAATCAGAGGTTGAGCCAAACATGGGATGCTTACTAGGGGAAATTTTCAATTTCCAAAGAAGGTCACAGCTTGTAACTATAGTCTCCACGTGGAAGAGAGCAGAGGTAGAAACGGCAGTTCCAAAACTTCTGTATTCTTCTGGCAGCTTTATTACATAGACATCGTTGTGGAAAGTAACACAGTCCTTCTAGGAGTAACACCATCTTTAAGTTCCAAGAGTTCTGCACCTTACCTATAAACACCTTGAGACACAAGCAGAATTGTTAAGTTTCTTTTACAGTTACAGCTGATGAGAGAATGGCCCTGAGAGAACACATATGGGCCTGGCATGTCACTGCGTGTTGAGACCCATGGCCTGCTCCACCGCACTGGTGTCCTCTGCCGGTGGTCTGGGCAAGTCCAGCATAGTGGATGAGCTGTCCCTGGGATTCCCTGTCACCAGCATCCAGTAGTTCTTGGGTTTTTCAGCTCTGTGtgaatccagatgtgtgtgagctGCAACCTCAATTTCCTTTCCAAAGTAGGTCCTGGGCAACAAAGATGGATTTTGGTTGGAAATTGAGTCACAACTCTCTCTAAGAGCAAATCTCACCACAAAAGCAGGCTGCAACAGAGCATCATGagccatgcctttagtcccagcacaagagaggctgaggtagggggatctgtgtgagttcaaggtcagcctagggctacagagtgagctctatgTCAGCCcaggttagagtaagaccctgcctcaaaacaaacaaagatccAAACAAACATAGAAAGCAGACTGCTATAGGAAACCTTTATAGGATCCCACCAGGGCATTGGGGTGTCCCTAAAATGTGGTGTATTGTCAGGAATGTTTCTCCCAGTTTGTAGGATTGTCTGGTAAAATCCTTCTGTGGGGAGGACTTCCAGGAGAGTTTTTACATCATCATTTTACACAGCACGATTTCAACATCAAagagccttttgtgtgtgtggactTGGACTTAAAGTTGAACACCTTTGCTTATGCTCACGTATCTTAGCCCACCTTATGACTTTGCAATACAATACCTTAAGAAAAGATGGCGGTGGGCCACCAGGGCCCGGTTTGTGTGGCGATGATAGATGACAAGTTTTTCATTTGcctttaaaggttaaaaaaagaaagtgagtttAGCATCCTGTCCAGTTTCCTCTGAGCCAAAAAAATCTAGACATACATGATGTATTAatttcaatttatatatatatatatatccccacatatacatacgtatatgtatgtgtgtatgaatgactTGGAATCCAAACCACAATGGATTAGATAAAATATGTAATGATAAATATCCACATGGTGAAATCATTACTTGAACTCATATTagagtttttcatttatttttgcttttatatttttctaggcagggtcccactgtagcacaggctgacctggaactcaccatatagttccaggttggcctcaaactcacagtgatcctcctacctctgcctccaagtgcttggattaaaggcgtacgccatcACACCTATCCTATACTGGAGATCACATccctggcctagaactctcaatcctcttgccttagcctcctgagtgctgggattccagatgtaAGTCACCACACACAGCCAGATAAACCTAACTTTAAAATCCTGACTCATGTAAAAAGAACACTGCAGCAGGATGGCAGCCCCTGGCATGAGTACTTGCCAAGTGCCCATAGCTGTGAGCTAGCCTTCTTGGTGAGTGAAACCCGCTTCATAGGTCTCTGCCTCCGGCGCAGTTACTGTGATTGTAGTGGGTTTGGACAGACCCAAGACCCTGCTAGTCATGACCGGACAAAGTATGAGTGCTGTCTAAGCCAAATACTGCCAACCTGCCGCCGGGCTCCCCCACCACCCTTCCCTGACTGCGCTAGCCTGGCTCCTGTCTGTCTTCCCCTGCTTGAGAGAGGAGCTTGCTGACGTGCTCAGTCATGAAGTCACACTCCAGAGCAAGACAGAGGGTCGCTGGGAAAGCGCTTGCTTACCATGCAAGCACGAGGAGCAGAGTTCGGATacccatgacccacgtaaagcAGGGCGCAGCCGCGCACAGCCGTAAccccagtgctctacagtgagctggggggcaaagacaggaggaccctgggTAGCTCCTGGTCCAGCTAGCCCAGTGAACTCAGCACCAAGACGCAAAGCTACTCTGTctcaaagtggaaggagagggacTGACTGACagttgtcttctgatctccacatgcacaccatgacaTGTGCGTgctcacacttacacacacatacacacactaaaaaagTATAATCACCCTTTGCTTCCTGTTAACATTCAAGACCCAGCAATGCCCTATGTCTTGGGACTATCTCCTACCCCCCCCCCGACCAAATTCTCTCCGAATCTTTCCCTGCACCCCACTTCTTTCTATGCATTTTCCTTCATCCCAACAGCTGAGGCACCAAGCTTACTCAGCTGCAAGTGGCATGTGACGTAGCTCGGGGGTCTCCATTTGGCACATGTGTGAGCTTGGCTGAGTGAGGGTCAGAGAcctgcctgggtcctgaggagaGTCAACAATGGAGTAAAAGAACTGGGAGCCTGGACCATTGTTCCCTCCGCAGACTACCAGCCCCACCGTACCACGACGCACACCCTCCACACAGAATGCCCTCCACAGCGGACATCCGGGAGTTTTCACAAAACTGCCTAAGAAGGTAACGTGAATAACCTTAATGCACGCATTTAAACTGAGCTTGTTTAAATAGGGGAAATGAAGGTCATGCTCATGCCCACCACTGTCCCAGGAGAGCCAAGCTAGACAGAGATGGCTGCAGAGAAGAAAGCTGCCAAGCCCACTGTGTCAGGAACAGAGCGCTTTTTCTCCATCCTGGGACACCGAGAAAGGACCTCAAGAAGCCTAGGGCCCCATGCTAAATCTCCAAAGAGACAGGCCCCACTGGGTGGGGCAGATACACAGTAGCCTGTGACTGTGCCCCTCTAGTAGAAAATAGCTATATTAAAGGGAACTTGTAGCAGGTCGTAAAGCCCCGCAACAGGCCAGGAGTTACCCCACAGGAAATAGAGGTAAACTCCCATTCATTCACCCCCACAGTCACCCACTGGGAGGAACCAGGGAACAGAGGTAAGTCCCCACCCACTCTGCAAGTTACTGATAGACTTGAGCTAATTGGAACAAGAGTTACAGGAAATTTAACCTGTGCAGCTGCTTGGTTATACCACGTACGCTTCTGTGACTGGCTTGCTTGCACCTGCTATAGATGAAAGGTATAAAAGGCCCTGAATGCCTAAACCCAGGGCTGATGCCATTACAGAGAAATCTGGGGGTCAGACCACTAGTGCTGTGGtcgaaaagaagctaaaagttgaattGATTCACTGAGCTACTGTAAGAGTTCATCgctgaggagctaaacttatctttgtcagcagatggggGAAATCCCAAAGAGGGAACTGTCCAGAAGGGGCCCAGAGGGGCaatagaaggaaagacagtttaggctaaaacaaagtaaaatggagttcaccattggggtggcctgactacagaaacgATTAATAGGCAAATTGCCATGCCCTGATTActcacttacccctccccttggctatgaaagcTATAAAATGGAAATCAAGTCTCAGCTGGGGAGCAGAACTGCTTTGGGGGGCTCCGTGGCCCCTGGGTAATAAGCTCCTTTACTTTCACTCATAAATCTTCCTGTCCTCTGTCCAAGAGGCTCTGAGTCTCAACCTGTCCAAGCATTCCCACAACATCCCCTTCCTGGACAATGGGGAGGACCCTGGCCAATCCTGTTAAGCCACTAAAGTCATGCTCTCCAAGTGACTTCCCATAAGCAAAGCGGCTGGCGTGAGAAGCAGAGAGCCTTCTCTGTGCCCACAGGGACCTGAGAGGTACCTGatgctccagcccagcccaggccaAGGTCTACGACAACAGACTGTGCGCATCACCCTGCCATGCTCTTCCCTAAGATTTCCCAAGCTCTTTAGCAATGACAGCTTAACCCAGTGTGGCtccagcctataatcccagcgcccAGGAGGCTAatgaggaggatggagagttccaggttagcctgggctatggagtgagaaaggggaagagactgacggagaaggaagaaaggaaagaaggaaggaggaagggagcttgggaagaaagggagagagggaaggagaaaagtgggagagagagagagggaggaaggaggagggagggaagggggaaggaacggaagagaaaaagaaggaaagaaagaaggaaggaaggtgttgTATAGCACATTCTTCCAAAccgaagagagaaaagaggctctGGATAGTCAGAAAGTCAAGTCTTGGAGACCTGAGAATTAAGAAGTCACTCAGTCACTCCCCAAGTTTATGTTAGCTAGAAACTGAAATATCCCTTcctggagggtggggcaggaagtaagttccagagactcaggaggtcaacaagtctgggaaagggtCGCAAGgccccaccctgaggctatatgaaggggaaacaactgcttggaGGAGATTCTCCATTGGCACTACCTGCAAGTAGAGGGCCAGAGACCCCCGAGCTTAGGTGAATTGCCCCCTGAGATCTCTCCTCGGGCAGCCATGTTTGAGTCATCTACTGCTTCCCTAGGCAGCCCCTCACTTTGCTCTGTAAGTAACTGCAATaaattcactggttcaccaaaactgattTGGGTGTCATCATCCTTTGCTCTGTCATCTGTGCCTTATTTGGGATGAAAATGTGACTTCATCTCTCTCCAGGGGAAACATTTCTCGTGACAGAAGTAGAGAAGGTTCTGCGTGAGaacgaaaatacttagtagcagaggccagttaaaaaggagacataaagggaagagaaaggaagggaggagggtacttaataggttgatattgtatatatgtaagtacaatggttgtgatggggaggtaatatgatggagaatggaatttcaaatttttttataatcatggaaaatgctaataaaaatttaaaaactaaaaattaaaaaaaaaaaaaagaagtagagaaggaagggaggggaggagggaagacgTAACAGGCGTGCCAGGACCAAGAATAGGTAGAGACACAGTGCGGAAGCCTGGGCTCTCACACACATGGCCCTGAGCCTGTTTGGGGAAGTACATGGGGCTGCAGGGTCTTGTGCACAGCTTCCAGGTGATTGTAACGTGCACTGAGGTGGAGAGCTAGGACTGCAGGATGATGCGGCAGAGAGATCTGGTGCTCTCCACTTCTGGGTGATTTagagctgagagagaaagagaaggtccCCAAGCGCTTGGAGCTATAGTGAGTCAGCCTCTGCTTTACAGCCGGGAAGGAACCACTTCCCTTAGTCTCATCGTCCACGGGACCCAGTCTTCCAGATGAAGCGGCACTCACCCGCACTGGGAAGCCTTCATACTCCAGGCGCAGCTGGGGGTCCAGGAAGGCAGCCTGCCAGCAGTTCAGATGAGAGACCTCGTCCACCAGGTTTACTTCCTGGAGCCAAGACCTCTTTGATGACTTCAGAAGGGTCCTGTGGTCACTTGTTAAATAGAGCTGGAAATGGCAGCAAGCACTGGACTGAGTCAAAGTTGCTGAAGCCCTGGGGAAAGGCTGTCATGGAGCCGGACAGCAAGCAGGGCCGCTTTCAAATGTTCCTTATGTAAGAAAGCTTATCTTTCTTCTGCCTTAGAAATACCGAGCTGGACGATAGCCCCTTCCCCTCTCCGTCCCTCCTTTTCCTGTCTCCTTCCCACTCCCCGTCTCCTGCTCCTCCTCAGTGGACCTAGGTCTGCGTCATACTTATTATGAATAATGTTGAAGAAACTGGAAGCCTGAAGTGCAGCCAAATGCTAACATGCAGAGAAACGGGCACAACATGAGCTGAAATAGCAAAGCAGATCTTCCTCAAACCACTAACTTGTGTTTGTGTAGAAAGACAGTAAGACCAAGAGCTGATCGAGAAGGACCACTACCAGCAggggttgttttttctttaaataaatgtcCCCCAAGTGCTTGTTGTTTCAAAGGCATGACACAAAAATGATGAGAGgttaagaagacaaaaaaaaaattgtcaccaTCTGAAGATAAGATGGATGTCTCTGTGGAAATCAAAAGCACTAGCAAAAAAACAGAATGAGTAAACGAGCTCATCAAAggtgaatataaaaataatgctttctgggcttagcggttaagggcttgcctgtgaagcctaaggaccccagttttaggcttgatttcccaggacccatgttagccagatgcacaagggggtgcatgcgtctggagttcatttgcagtggctggaggccctggcgtgcctattccctctctctctctgcctctttctctctctctgttgctctgaaataaatttaaaaaatgaacaaaaaaataaaaaataataataactgtttCGTTGTATTGTTATAAGAAAAAATGGTTCTTAATTCTATTGGGCTATCCTTACTTTATGTAAACAAAGGCCTCCATGCAATGAGACCCTCACCTCCTCAAGGTTCAATCGCCTCCCAAAACAGCCCCACCATTTGGAGACCATTGTTGAAACACTGGATcttgtgagggacatttcacatcctAACTGGAACAAGGGTATGTAGTCCTGCTCTGCCACTTACTAGCTAAGTGACCTAAGGCAAATCCTCTTAAATTCTTTGTCCCCAGGGTCCCCATGTCAGAGACTCATTTGCGAAGTTAAATGCGTTAATACATGTGCCCGTGTGACACTGCGGTGAGAAGACAGGCTTGCACTTAATGAGTGACACACGTGTGCAAAAGGGTTAAACAATTTACGGAAGTTCCCACCATGTAACTGGCGAGTAAAATTCAAAGCCAAGTTTATTGGttctatatattttgttgttgttgttattttgatttctttctcttctttggagacagtatctcactctatagcctaggccagcctcaaactcacagcgttctcttgcctcagcttccccacatTCTAGGATTAGATTACAACTGTGCACAACCAATTCTGGTCTAAGATCAAAGTCTCGAGATTCCTGGCTTCTGACAATCTGAGCATCTCATATTGTCCTTCCCCCTTGGGAGGTAAACGTTTGATAATTAAAGGTATAAATTAAAGAGTTAgatatggtagctcatgcctgcagtcccagatagtccaggaggattgcttgagcccaggaattCGAGATCAGTCTGGACAATATAATAAAacccaaagaggaaaaaaaaaaaagttaacacatAGTATACCTTGCTAGGATTGGTGAGATCAGGTTGGTGACATTTGAGGAGTTTCAGATATTCATAAGTGGATCATTCAGTTTATAGGTGAAAGTGCTATAAGctcctgctttttatttatttattatttatatattttcaagcagagggagagtatgggttcaccagggcctctagccagtgcagacgaacttcatgtgcatgtgccactttgtacatctggccttccGTGGATATTGGGGGATTGgtccctggtcattaggctttgcagacaaaagccttaccactgggccatctctccagcccctaaactttttGACAGTGGTATTACAGAAGACTTTTCTCCCTTACTCTTTagctttttgtatgtgtgtgtgtgtgtgtgtgtgattgtgtgctcacatgtatgcacatgcatattgAGGACAGCGTTGTCACTTCTCAGGAACACTCCAGTTCTTAATGTCTTAGTTCTACCAGACTATCCTTACTTTATCTAAACAAAGGCCTCCATGCAATGAGACCTCACCTCCTCAAGGTTCTATTGCCTCCCAACACAGCCCCACCATTTGGAGACCAGAGTTGAAACACTGGATcatgtgagggacatttcacatcctATCTGTAACAacaaggcagggtttctcactggcttgtagctaattaggctagactagctgtccAGCAAGCCCCGGGACCcgcctatctccacctccccagggatTACAGGTGCCCGCCACtctgcccagcatttttacatctGAGGATCAAATCcagctcttcatgcttgtgaggcaagcagtgTGCTCCCTGAGCTATGTATGGCCCCTTTTAGCTTTTAAGGGcgtatttgctttcttttttgtaatcCACAGCTGCCTATGCAAAGCCACTGGCTAAAACCTCGGTGACATCAGAGATGGAGTCTGTAGAGAGCCACAGCCAGTAGAAGCCACTGCCGTAGGCACAGCCGTGTCTACCTCCAGTTGAGCCACAGAGACCAGGGTGGGACACAGCTCCTCCTTAGGTCCTCCTCTTGGACTGCCTGTATGGGCCTGACCTTGTACAAAAGATAGcacaactgggcatggtgtcacacacctttaaccccagcacttgggaggcagagggaaaaggatcactggtgagtttgaggctatcctgagaccacatggtgaattccaggtcaacctaggccagagagagatcctacctataaaaaacaaaacacacacacacacacacacacacacacacgcacacacacacagagtctacAACTGCCTTATTCCTACATTGTCTGACTTTGTCCCCCACGCTGGTTAGGTGCTACGACAGTGTCTCCACCAGAGCCTGCAGACCACCTGATCCCAGCTTTCACTCTATtctttatgtctttctttctAATTGTCAAGTCACCCCAGTAAGTCAAAACCATGCTGGTCACACAGCCGGTGCCCAAACAGGGACCCTGGGACCCCTTACCCAGAAGCCTGAAGGGAAACTTCAAAAGGTTTAGTCTtgagctggagaattggcttagcagttaaggcatttgcctgcaaaaccaaaggatcccagttcagctctccaggacccacgtaagccagattcacaagggggaacatgcatctggaattcatttgcagtggctggaggccctggagcaccaattctctctccctttctctttctctctgcctctttgtcttcctctctcaaataaataaattaataaataagtaaaagattcAGCATTGAGGACACTCCCTGGGGATGAGCACACATTACATTGTAAGGTAATTTGAGGGGAGCACATTTTAGAGTTGGGTATAAAATATGTGACATGCCCTATCATAGGATAAAGAGCGTATATTCAAACTTTCAAAGACATTCTAAAAAAAAGCATAGGCGCCAATGTTCTACTTAAACAGCGACACCGCTTCTTGGATTATGTACAAGAGATATGTCCTCGGTTGGCTGATGAAAAAAGCTTAACTTGGAAAAAAGAGAGGACTTGAGGGGTggatgagcagttaaggtgcctgcctgagaagcctatggattcacgtccaactctccaggtcccgtgcaagccacatgcacagtgatgCACGCGGGCAAAGTTGCGTGTGCCACAAGGGGAACACATGTCCgcaattcaatttcagtggctgaaggccttagtgcacccatactctcttcttcttcttcctctctctccctcttgcattaaaaaaaaagacagtctgttggggcttgcctcaaaaaaaaaaaaagaaaagaaaagaaaaattgagagCTTGTtataaaattctaaatatttaaattttgtggCCACTTTAATTTTTCAGGAGGCCCCATCTGCAGAGTCTCTTAGCCATTATTCCATCTTTGAAAGCAGAAATGAATGACTGGTTCAGAGTAGACATGCAAGGAAAGACTCACCATTCGGTTCTCAAGTCCTCCTGTTATCGCAAGGCGAAAGTCCTGTCCGTATCTGAGGACTTGACCACTGGTATCTCTACCTACACTGTTAATGGAGGCCAAATACAACATAAACACTCCACATTGGAATCATCCTGGGGCTCTATATTTTATGCACGATTTTTGGCAATCTTTTTCCTTAATATACGTCCACACaccataactaaataaaagtacttttctgttttgttttgtttttctccaaggTAAAGTCCCAATAACCTCAGACAATGTCAAGGGAAGctgatgaggggctggggagatggctcagcgggtaacaGAAGCGTGAGAATCTGAGTTAGTCTCCCAGCATCCACATTAAATGCTGGggatggccatgcatgcctgtagctCCAACACTGAAAAGGGCGGAGACAGAGGGAACCCAAGATTCCTGCTCAGCCAGTCTAATTTAGAAACCGtgagctcctggttcagtgagagactctgtcttagggAAATAAGATAGAAGAGTAATAGAGATGGACTCTGAacatcctcctctgacctccacacatgtgcacaggagaCCCACATCTGCAGACCCACATGTTCATGCTACACACAAGGAAGAGCAAGAAGCTAATGAAAACCACATGAGTAGAACCCATTAATTTGTTCAACACTTTTTGCAAATTCGTTGAATACCATCTAAAAGGCATTTTACTTATGCATTTACCAATTTCTTTATTTGGGTAGtacaaatttttactttttaaaacaaaaaacagagtttCACATGGaagccaaggctagccttgaattcactgcgtAGCCCTCAAACCTCCAGTTTGCattaatcttcctgtctcagcctcctagtaCTGACATTATGAACATAAGCTACCTCATGCAACTAGAAAAGTTCCTTTGTTTCGGCCTTAACATCCAACTGGTATGCTATTCCCTGCCCCATACCGCAGACCACAGCCAGCTGCTTTGTGAGCCTTTGGCCAGAGCCTGACATGCTAACACGCGctagggacttctggccaagtgCCTTAGTGTCTTTAGATAAAGCCAAGATGGTACCTGTAGATGTTCAATAAAAATCGTCCCTCTTTGGGGAATGGAGGCTGTCATCAATTTTCAGCTGTTTTAATATGAATCATCTGTGCTCAAGAGAAACCTGAACTAAGGACTTAAAGGATGGGCTCTATTGTTGTCTAAGCCCCGAACTTGTAAACCAGCCAGCAAAGGGGAAGCTTTCACTGTGATCATGCCTCTGCTTAATCATTAAGCATTCATTGCTCATTTTCAAAACCTCAAGTAGGTTTTACATGGACAGCTTTACAAGAGCAAGCCCTGTCCAGTGCCACCTTTCATTAAACGGCATAGTCTTGTAAAACTCACGTAGAGCATGAACCACAAAAACACTCGACAAATCCAGCGCCCTGAGCCATCAGTCAGTCAACCCGTTGCTTATGGGCAGAATGTGAGCTCAATATGGAAGCCTGCTCCTTGAAATTCCCTTGATCTGATCATCATGAAACAACCATTCTGACGGAATGCCAATGGCCAATTATCCTACTGTCTAGGGCAAAGAAGATTGTAAAGGTCCCTTAACAATAATTCTCAAGTAAGCAAGAGGAGACTTCAGAAAATGATCACATAACCTTTGCCTGCAgagcatttgtatgtgtgtgcgtgcgcacgcacacacacacacacatatgcaagtgTGCAACCCAGAGGTTGGTTTCTGGTGTCATTCCCTGggccttttttcttaaaaaaa containing:
- the Cfap161 gene encoding cilia- and flagella-associated protein 161 isoform X2, encoding MERMKDFLEKRDLGRLLIQRNRALKKNLLKQMQLSVSEDGYVHFGDKVMLVNPDHPPVEEVGVYQDGDVSLCMTPDEINAQLTDELEVPCGLSAAKSKVPVARNTFTILSVGRDTSGQVLRYGQDFRLAITGGLENRMLYLTSDHRTLLKSSKRSWLQEVNLVDEVSHLNCWQAAFLDPQLRLEYEGFPVRANEKLVIYHRHTNRALVAHRHLFLRTYFGKEIEVAAHTHLDSHRAEKPKNYWMLVTGNPRDSSSTMLDLPRPPAEDTSAVEQAMGLNTQ
- the Cfap161 gene encoding cilia- and flagella-associated protein 161 isoform X1, which translates into the protein MARNLYGPGVRMGNWNEDAYLEEERMKDFLEKRDLGRLLIQRNRALKKNLLKQMQLSVSEDGYVHFGDKVMLVNPDHPPVEEVGVYQDGDVSLCMTPDEINAQLTDELEVPCGLSAAKSKVPVARNTFTILSVGRDTSGQVLRYGQDFRLAITGGLENRMLYLTSDHRTLLKSSKRSWLQEVNLVDEVSHLNCWQAAFLDPQLRLEYEGFPVRANEKLVIYHRHTNRALVAHRHLFLRTYFGKEIEVAAHTHLDSHRAEKPKNYWMLVTGNPRDSSSTMLDLPRPPAEDTSAVEQAMGLNTQ